From the genome of Hyalangium minutum:
CCGCACCTCCGAGCAGACCGCGCGCGAGTGGATCGAGGCGCGCTTCCCCCAGGACGGCATCCTCGGCGAGGAGTTCGGCGAGACGCGGCCCGGTGCCAAGCGCCGGTGGATCCTGGATCCCATCGACGGCACCAAGACGTTCATCCGCGGCGTGCCGCTGTGGGGCACGCTGGTGGCGGTGGCCGAGGGCGAGCGCATCCTCGCGGGCGCCGCCTACTTCCCGGCCGTGAGCGAGCTGCTGGTGGCCTCTCCGGGACAGGGCTGCTACTGGAACGACAAGCTCACGAAGGTCTCCATCGTGTCGCAGCTCTCGCAGGCGGTAGTGCTCTCCACGGACGAGCGCTTCATCCAGTCCCCCGAGAAGGGGAACGCCTGGCGGGCGCTCGCGGCGAAGGCCTCCATGGATCGCACCTGGGGTGACTGCTACGGCTACCTCCTGGTGGCCACGGGCCGCGCCGAGGTGATGGTGGATGAGTTCCTCTCCCCTTGGGACGCAGCGGCGCTCCAGCCCATCATCGACGAGGCGGGTGGGGTGTTCACCGACTGGACGGGGGCGCCCACCTCGTTCGGTGGCAATGGCATCGCGACGAACGGCGCACTCGGGGCGCAGGTGCGCGAGCTGCTCGGTGCGACGAAGAGGACGTGATGCTGGATCTCTCCAAGCTGGACTTCACCAAAGGCAATGGGCTCGTCACCGTGGTGACGCAGGACGCGCGCTCGGGCGATCTGCTCATGGTGGCGCACGCGGATCGCGAGGCGCTCGAGCGCACGCTGGCTACCGGCGAGATGCACTACCGCTCGCGCACGCGCGGCCTCTGGCACAAGGGCGCCACCAGCGGCAATGTGCAGCGCGTGGTGTCCCTCTCGGCGGACTGTGATGGTGACGCGGTGCTCGCGCGCGTGGAGAAGGCCGGCCCCGCGTGCCACACCGGCCAGGAGACGTGCTTCGGTCCCGGGAAGCTGGACGCGCTGGCCGCCCTGGATGCGACGATCACCGAGCGCGCCTCCCAGGCCCCACAGCCCGGCGAGAAGCCCAGCTACACCCGGCGCCTCCTGGACGACCGGAACCTGCGTCTCAAGAAGATCGGCGAGGAGGCTGCGGAGCTTGTCACCGCCTGCGCGGACGGCGACAAGGTCCGCGCCGTGGAGGAGGCTGCGGACGTGCTCTACCATCTGCTCGTTGCGGTCCGGCCCCTCGGCATCACCCTGGACGACGTGAAGCAGACCTTGGCTCAGCGCGCAGCGAAACCCGCCAGGTGAATGAGGTTCTTGGGCCACACACCCACCGGTGCCGTGCCCCGCTGGCGTCTGATTCCGCGGGGTTGAGTGCCGGTGCATTTCCTGCAGTCCGCGCCCGGCATGAGGGGGCCGGGTCCTGGAGCAGCTCCAGGCCCAGGGCTACCGCTTTGTCACCGTCTCCGAGCTCCTGGCGCTCAAGCCGGCCGATATGTCCTCCGCCGCCGGACGTTGAGGCAATAGCGGGCCGTAAACCCGTGTAGGAGGTCTCCACGATGTCCGAGCTGTCGGAAGAGGTGCGCGTCCAAGTGGCCCGTTTGCGTCATCTTCTGATCGACGTAGGCCGCCAGGGCATCTTCTCCAGTCCGCTCGCAGCGCCTGCTGAAGGCGATATGGAGCCACTCCACTTCGAGTCGCTCTGGTGGCTGCGCGCCGAGGGCTTCCTGACGATCAACACGCTGGCGGAGCGGCTCGGGGGGGTCGCCATGCCGCGCATGTCTCGCATGATCGATCGTCTGGAGGAGGCCGGCTGGGTCCAGCGGGTGAAGATCGTCCGCGAGGATCGCCGGCATGTGAGTGTGCGGCTGACGGACTCGGGACGAGCCCAGGCCGAGCAGGTCGATGCGCTCGTTCAGGCGCGCATGGCCCGGCTGCTGCTGCCGCTGGCGGGAGAGGATCGCAGCGCGCTCATGGATCTCCTCGAACGTTGGGTGGAAGCAGTCGGCCGAGCGACCCAACAGGTTGACTCGGAGTCCCTCGCCCTGTCAGCCTCTGACGGTTAGTCGTCGCAGCACGGGTCTTGGGTCCTCAGGGTCCCGAAGCTCTACGGCCCCGCCACCGGGGCGGGTGGACCTTGGAGCGCTCGCTCCGGTGGCGTGGGCCGTTTTTCCGGATGGGCTCTTATACAATCGAACCCATGCCCGCTCGCAGGCCAGGCCTCGTCCGAGCCACCCTCGTCCTCGTGTTTCTGGGAGCGACGCTGGGATCCGCGCTCGATGCCATCCACTCGCACTTCGGGGCCGTGAGCTACACGACCCCTGTCTTCGCCAAGGCCGCCTGGTGGGTCCCACTGCTCTTTGCTGGAGCGTATGGGACGGCCATCGGGCGGCCGCTGATCGCACCCCACGAACCGCTCCTGCCAGGGTGGAAGGTGGTCCTGGGGATGGCGCTCTTCATCGGGGCCTACTGGCTCACCGTGGCCCCGGTGAGTTGGCCCGTGCGCTGTGTCCTCTTGAGCGCCATCTTCGTGGGGGGCTGGGCGATCTGTGACCGGAGACCGCTCGGGTGGCTCATCGCGGCGCTGGCCGCGTTCTTCGGACCGGTGGTGGAGATCACGCTGCTGCGCGCGGGTGTCTTCGTCCACCACGAGGCGCACGTCCTCGCGATCCCCTACTGGCTCCCGTTGATCTACGCCTGCGCGTCGGTGGGGCTCGGCGCCCTGGCTCGATGGCTCACGGCGCCTCGGGCCGCTTGAGTCGCTTCGGGGGTGCCAGGCGGGTCCATTCCGGACAAGGCGTGAGATAGGACGGCGTCAGGTGGAGGTGAAGCGGTGGGGGCCCGTGAGGCCCTGCGCGTCGAACCACTTGCGAGCCGCCTGGATGTGGAGCGGGAAGGCGAAGACCTCCTCCAGACCTGCTGGCCCGAAGACGAGGCCTCGCTCCTCCGTCTCGTGGCTCGGCGTGAACGCGGGGATCGTGGAGCGTTCGAGCGTGGACGCTACCGAGAACAGCAGCACCCGGTTGGGCACGGGCTCGGTGCTCGTGAACCACAGGGGCTGGAGCTTCGACGCGTCCACCTTCACACCCGTTTCTTCGAGGATCTCTCGTGCGCCGCCCACCTGCCAGCTCTCGTGCTCCTCCAGGAAGCCGCCCGCCAGCGCCAGCTTGCCCTTGCCCGGCATGATGCCGCGCCTCACCACGAGCAGCCCCACGCCTTGCTCCGCACGCACCGGCACGAGCACCACCGACACCGGGATGGGGTTGGCCCAGACTGTGGCCTTGCACGCGGAGTTGATGCAGGTGCGGGGGTAGGCGAGCGGCTCCGGGAACGCGGAGCCACAGGATGAGCAGAAGCGGTCCTTGGTCGGCATGGTACCGGCCATGATAGGCGGTGTGGCTGCGGAATGCCTACCTCGATACCCCTCCTCTTCGATGGCCGCGCGTGGGCCGATGGGCGTGCAATGGCGTTGCTGGAGCAGTTGCGACGCTCTGGCTCTGTCGTCCACATTCCGGATGACGCGGCGTGGGCGGTGCTCGGGCACGCCGAGGCGGTGGAGGTGCTGACCCATCCCGAGACGTACTCGTCGGCGTGGGGCACGGGCGTTCGATCGAAGCACGATGGAGCGCCTTCTCCGGAGCTCCTCTCGCTGAACCTGTCGGATCCGCCGCTCCACACCGCACTCCGCCGTGCTGTCGCGCAGGTGTTCACTCCGGCCCGGCTCTCTCAGCTCACAGAGGGTCTCACGCAGCGCGTGCGCGAGGCGCTGAGCTCGCTCCAAGAGCGGGGCGGGGACTTCGTCACGGAGGTGGCCCAACCGGTGGCGCTCGGCACTTTCGGGGAGTGGCTGTCACTGGAGGGCAGGGAGCTTCAGGAACTGGGCCACCTCAGCCGGAGGCTGGCTCGCGCAGAGGATTTGCACCCGGGCGAGCACGCTCAGGCCTACGAGGAGTGGCGCTCGGCGGATGAAGCGGTCCAGGCCGTTCTTCGTGAGGGCTTGCGTCAGGGACGCTCGGGGATTTTCTGGGAACTGGCTCGCGAGGTCCGTCTCAACGGTGCACCGCTGGAAGAGCGTGACGCCCTCTACCTGCTGCGCCTCATCGTGCAGACCGGGCACGAGACGACCGCCCATGCGCTCAGCGGCGCGTTGCATGCGCTGCTCACCCAGGCGGTGGAGTTCGAGGGACTCGATACACTCACGGCCACCGAGGAACTGCTGCGGTGGACCACCCCGATCATCCGCTTCGGCCGGCGCGTCACGCACCCAGCCTCGCTCGGCGGTGTGGCGCTGGCGCCCGGCACGCGCGTCATCGTCTTCTTCTCCGCCGTGAACCGGGACCCCGCCGTTTTCCCAGAGCCGGACCGGCTCGTGTTCGGACGCCGGCCCAATCCTCACCTGGCCTTTGGCGCAGGACCCCACACCTGTATGGGTGCGGTGCTGGCGCGGATGCAGCTGCGAGCCCTCGTCGAGGCGCTGCGTGAAGGGCCTCGGCTGCGCCTGGTGGGGGAGCCTCGGCGGCTGATCTCCGCGGTCACCTCGGGCTTCGCGTCATTGCCAGTGACGGGGCGGGAGTGAGCCTTTCCGGGCGAGTGCTTGGCCCCTTTCTGACTTCGTCCTATAGAAAACCCATCCAGCTTCCAGGGAGCCCGCCCATGACCGAGCCCAAGTCCCCGCCGCAGCGCAACTGGGAGAACGTGCGCGCCAAGCTCCTGGACGATCCCGACACCCAGCGCATTGCCCGCTCCCTGGACATGAAGCTGGAGGACTACGTGGATCTGGTGATCCACTACGCCCAGAACCCGGACGAGGAGCCCCAGCTCCTGGTGGCGGAGGATGAGGATCTCCGCGCGGCCGGCTACAACCCTCCCGCCCCCGAGCAGGTCGCCGAGTTCTTCCTGGCCGGTGCCCGAGGCGAGCTGGGCCTGGGCGAGCCCGCGTCCTACAAGACCGGGTACGAGCCCACGCCGGAGCGCTCCGGCAAGCCCTCGCTCCGGGGAGACGAGAACCAGGAGCCTGTGGCCACCAACGAGGAGGCGCGCGCGGCCCTGCTCAAAGACATCCCCAAGGGCGGCCCCGACCGCGTGTAGGTGATACGCAACAGAAACTCACACTCAGAGATAATTCCCCTGTAGGCCCCACACTGTGGGGACATTCCAAAAATTCTCTCGGAGTGAAACCGGGAGCAGCGCAGGGGTTTAACTATGGGAGTTGGAGGCGCGAGCGGATCCAGTGGTGGCAGCCGGGGTGCGAGTGGTGCGAGTGGTGCGAGTCGGGGGGCCAGCGGCACCAGCGGCACCAGCGCGAGCAAGAGCACCAGCGCGAGCAAGAGCACCAGCGCGAGCAAGAGCACCAGCGCGGCCAGCGCGGTGGGCAAGGCGGCCACTGGCATCGGCAGTGCCGTGAGCGGGATTGGCAAGGCCATTGGCAACGCGGTGAGCGGCATCGGCAAGGCCGTGGGCAGCGCCGCTCGCGGGTTGAGCTCGGCCGCGGGCAAGGTCTCCAGCGCCCTGGGCCGCGTCTCTGGCCTCGTGCAGAAGGGGCTCAGCGCCCTGACGTCGCCCATCAAGGGACTGGTGGGCAAGGCGCTCGACAAGATGCCCTTCGGCATCGGCCAGCTGGCCAAGCCGTTCGCCAACAAGTTCCTCGATCACGCGCTGTCCATGGTGGCCGGCGGGCCGCTGGGCGGTGTGGCCTCGATGTTTGGCGCGGCCTCCAGCGTGGGCAAGCTGGCGGACATGGTGGACACCGTGCGCAAGAGCGCGGACATCGTGGGGGATGTGGCTGAGGGCAAGTTCAATGCCCAGCAGCTGGCCGCGTTCGCTCAGTCCAAGCTGATGAAGGGGCTGTAAGCCCCTCCAGGGTCCCTCCGAGTCCTACAAGGACTGAGGGATCTCGGCGAGCGGCGGGAAGCCCCATCGCTCGCGCTCCGCATCCTTCACGCTCGGATCCACGGGGTACAGGCGCATCTGCTTCGTGGCCTTGTCGAGCGTGTACTGGGTGCCGAAGCGCTGGGGCTGCTCGGCCTTCATTAGCCAGCGGTCCCATGCCGCTGCGGTCAGCCAGAGCCCCATGGGGTGGCCCTTGCGTGCGGCCTCGGCCGCCAGCTCGCGCGCTTTGGCGAAGTCCTCGAGGGTGTCTCCATGCTGGAAGACGAGCGCCGCGGCCAGGAAGTCCGCGCCCGTCTTCGCCGCTCCTGCGGCCAGCAGCTCGGTGACCCGCTGACGGCGCTGACGATCCCGCTCGGAGACCTTCTTCCAGTCGTCGGGGCCCAAGCCGTTGCCGCGGCGGTCCTGCTGATCGTCCTCCCCAATCTGGATCAGCTCGGGGTTGGAGCCTTCATTCTTCACGGGGACAGGGAGCGTGGGGATGCGAGCCAGCAGCGCGGCAAAGGCCGGCTCGCCGTGGATCGAGGAGAGATCCGTGTCCTGCTTCATCCACGCCACATCGCGGAAGCCGAGCTCCACGGAGCGCTCCAGCCAGGTCATCGCCTCGCTCTTGCGCCCGATCAAGGCCGAGGCGCACGCGGCGCTGTAGGCGACGTTCTCCCGCTTATCCCCCGCGTCCCAGGCCTGCTGGTACAGCGCGAGTGCCTGCTCATGCGCTTTCTCTTCCATCAGCTTGTCGGCGCGGCGGATCAACTGGGTTCCCGGCGGAGGCGCGGCGGGCGGCTCCATGAAGGGGAGCGAGGGCCCCGAGGCATTCGCCGTCGTGGACGAGGAAGTGGAGGGAGTGGCCGGTGCCGTCGCGCAGGCCATCGTCAGGAACAGGAGGCAGGAGAACAGTTGGCGCATGGCTGCGCCTTATACTGGTGCTTCCCGCCTCGCGTCTTGATCACTCGAAGCAGTGACAGGCGTCGTCGTCTGCTTCGCGGTCGCCGCGCTGATTGCGCGGAACGAGTTCCTGAGCGTGGGCCCCCGGATGGAGACCGAGGCCACGCTGCTGGGGTGCTGCAGGTGGAAGCCGCTCAGTGAGCGACATCTCCGCTCAGCCCGTGTGAACGTCACACATGGAGACTGTGGCTCGGCTCCACGGCTGTGGCGGCGCTCCCCGTTGCCAGATTGTCCCTCTGCGGCGCGGCGCATCCCACGAATGACACGGAGTCTCCCGTTCGTGAAAACGCATCCGTGTCTCGCGCGCGGCAACGGCGTGGAAGTGCATGACTTTCCTCGGGGCCTCTTTCGCGCCTCCTGCCGCTCGGGGCTTCACGGTGCTGGCTCGCGCCTTGCTCTGTGAGGGGGAGCGTGCACGACGCACGCTCTCAGGAGGCCGTCATGTTCCGCTCGCAGACCCAGAACGACACCAACCCCTTCATCGTCATGTGCTCCGTGCTCGCATTCCACTGCATCGGCTGCGTGTTCCTGCTCATCGACTCCATCCGTCCATGAGCGGGGCCCAGTGCGCAGAAAAGACAACGCGCCGGGGTGAGCGTGAGAGCACCCCGGCGCGTCGGGACTTTGGAGGGGAAACCTCCTCCGCCCTGGGAGAATGTCCCAGAAACGCCGCAGACTTTTTTCTATTCCTGGCGCAGCGCTTCGGTGGGATCAGCTTGTGTTGCCCGGCGCGCGGGCAGCCATGCTGCGAACAGTGCCACTCCGGTCAGAAACACCGGGACCATCAAGAAGGAGAGGGGATCTGTCGCGCTGACGCCGTAGATCAAACTCTCCAGTAACCGTGAACCCGCCCAGGCCACGCCCAGCCCCAGCCCGATCCCCTCGAGCGCGGGCGTCAGCTCCTGGTGAAGCGTGAGACGCAGCACGTCACTGGGCTGAGCCCCCAGCGCCATGCGGATGCCGATCTCCCGCGTGCGCTGCGCGGCCACCTGCGACAGCACGCCGTAGATGCCCAGCGCCGCCAGCAGCAGCGCTATCCCCGCGAAGCCTCCCAGCAGGACCATGTGCACGCGCGGCTTCGCCACCGCGTGATCTCCCCATAGGACCACCAGCCGCTCGGGCTCAGGGAGGGGCAGGGGGCGCAGCACCTTGCACGCGGTGGGCATGGCCAGGAACAAGGCCGCGACGACCCAGTAACGAGATGCCATCAGACGCCCTCCAGATCGGGGAGGGTTCAAGTGAGTCGACGCCCACTCCTCACAGGGGAAGTGTCCGTTTCTGGGACGACGCTTTCCGCAATCGAGCAGCCCCATCTCCGGTAGCAGGACAATCCCCAGGAGTTTCGGTAGGTTGGAGTCTTCCTCGGCATTGGCACAGCATTCGCTCAAGGAACTCGCCGTGGACATCCCTCGGACTCGCAAACCCAATCGCAAACCCTGGATCTTCGGAACCGTGGGGGTGGTGGCGCTCGCGGCGGTGACACTGGGCCTGTCGCAGCTCCGGGCCGCCGCGCCCACCGTGGAGCGGGGCAGCGTGTGGCTGGACAGCGTGAAGCGCGGGCCCATGCTCCGGCAGGTGAAGGGGGCGGGCACGCTCGTGCCCGAGTACATCCGCTGGCTCACCGCCGACACCGCGGGCCGCGTCGAGCGCATCCACGTGCGCCCCGGTGCTCCCGTGCAGGCGGACACCCTGCTGCTGGAGCTGTCCAACCCGGACGTGCAGCTCCAGGCGCTCGAGGCCGAGCGGCAGCTCGCCAGCGCCGAGGCCGAGCTCATCGCCCTGCGCACCACGCTGGAGACGCAGCGCATCTCCCAGGAGGCCGCCCTCGCCACCCTGCAGGCTGAGTCCTCCAATGCCGGCCGCCAGGCCCAGGCCACGGTGGCGCTGCTGGATCGTTCGTTCGTCCCCACGCTGGAGGCCCAGCAGACCCGGGAGAAGGCCGGGGAGTTGAGCACCCGCCTGGAGCTCGAGCGCCGGCGGCTGGCCGTGCTCAACGCCAGCACCAAGGAGCAACTGGCGGCGCAGCAGGGACAGATCGAGCGATTGAAAGCGGTGGCCCGGTTCCGCCGTACACAGGTGGAGTCCATGCAGGTGAAGGCCGGGGAGACCGGGGTGCTGACGGAGCTGCCGCTGGAGCTGGGCCAATGGGTGACGCCGGGCACGGTGCTGGCCAAGGTGGTCAAGCCCGAGCGCCTGAAGGCGGAGCTGCGCATCGCGGAGACGCAGGCGCGGGACATTCAAGTCGGCCAGCGCGCCCAGGTGGACACGCGCAACGGGGTGGTAGAGGGCACGGTGTCTCGTGTGGCCCCCGCGGCGAGCCAGGGCACGGTGCGGGTGGAGGTGACGCTGCCGGACGAGCTGCCCAAGGGCGCGCGGCCGGACCTGACGGTGGAGGGGACGGTGGAGCTGGAGCGGCTGGGAGACGTGCTCTTCGTCGGCCGGCCTGCGGGCGCACAGCCAAACTCCACCATGTCCCTCTTCCGGCTGATGCCGGGCAGCGACGAGGCGGTGCGGATTCCAGTACAGCTCGGCCGGGGCTCGGTGAACTCCATTGAAGTGGTGCAGGGCCTTACCGAGGGGGATCAGGTG
Proteins encoded in this window:
- the hisN gene encoding histidinol-phosphatase, translated to MTTEAQGLMQAAAEVARKSGNVALEFFRKGVTVDIKGDGTPVTVADRTSEQTAREWIEARFPQDGILGEEFGETRPGAKRRWILDPIDGTKTFIRGVPLWGTLVAVAEGERILAGAAYFPAVSELLVASPGQGCYWNDKLTKVSIVSQLSQAVVLSTDERFIQSPEKGNAWRALAAKASMDRTWGDCYGYLLVATGRAEVMVDEFLSPWDAAALQPIIDEAGGVFTDWTGAPTSFGGNGIATNGALGAQVRELLGATKRT
- the hisIE gene encoding bifunctional phosphoribosyl-AMP cyclohydrolase/phosphoribosyl-ATP diphosphatase HisIE → MLDLSKLDFTKGNGLVTVVTQDARSGDLLMVAHADREALERTLATGEMHYRSRTRGLWHKGATSGNVQRVVSLSADCDGDAVLARVEKAGPACHTGQETCFGPGKLDALAALDATITERASQAPQPGEKPSYTRRLLDDRNLRLKKIGEEAAELVTACADGDKVRAVEEAADVLYHLLVAVRPLGITLDDVKQTLAQRAAKPAR
- a CDS encoding MarR family winged helix-turn-helix transcriptional regulator — translated: MSELSEEVRVQVARLRHLLIDVGRQGIFSSPLAAPAEGDMEPLHFESLWWLRAEGFLTINTLAERLGGVAMPRMSRMIDRLEEAGWVQRVKIVREDRRHVSVRLTDSGRAQAEQVDALVQARMARLLLPLAGEDRSALMDLLERWVEAVGRATQQVDSESLALSASDG
- a CDS encoding NUDIX domain-containing protein is translated as MPTKDRFCSSCGSAFPEPLAYPRTCINSACKATVWANPIPVSVVLVPVRAEQGVGLLVVRRGIMPGKGKLALAGGFLEEHESWQVGGAREILEETGVKVDASKLQPLWFTSTEPVPNRVLLFSVASTLERSTIPAFTPSHETEERGLVFGPAGLEEVFAFPLHIQAARKWFDAQGLTGPHRFTST
- a CDS encoding cytochrome P450, with product MPTSIPLLFDGRAWADGRAMALLEQLRRSGSVVHIPDDAAWAVLGHAEAVEVLTHPETYSSAWGTGVRSKHDGAPSPELLSLNLSDPPLHTALRRAVAQVFTPARLSQLTEGLTQRVREALSSLQERGGDFVTEVAQPVALGTFGEWLSLEGRELQELGHLSRRLARAEDLHPGEHAQAYEEWRSADEAVQAVLREGLRQGRSGIFWELAREVRLNGAPLEERDALYLLRLIVQTGHETTAHALSGALHALLTQAVEFEGLDTLTATEELLRWTTPIIRFGRRVTHPASLGGVALAPGTRVIVFFSAVNRDPAVFPEPDRLVFGRRPNPHLAFGAGPHTCMGAVLARMQLRALVEALREGPRLRLVGEPRRLISAVTSGFASLPVTGRE
- a CDS encoding TPR end-of-group domain-containing protein, translating into MRQLFSCLLFLTMACATAPATPSTSSSTTANASGPSLPFMEPPAAPPPGTQLIRRADKLMEEKAHEQALALYQQAWDAGDKRENVAYSAACASALIGRKSEAMTWLERSVELGFRDVAWMKQDTDLSSIHGEPAFAALLARIPTLPVPVKNEGSNPELIQIGEDDQQDRRGNGLGPDDWKKVSERDRQRRQRVTELLAAGAAKTGADFLAAALVFQHGDTLEDFAKARELAAEAARKGHPMGLWLTAAAWDRWLMKAEQPQRFGTQYTLDKATKQMRLYPVDPSVKDAERERWGFPPLAEIPQSL
- a CDS encoding FtsX-like permease family protein, coding for MASRYWVVAALFLAMPTACKVLRPLPLPEPERLVVLWGDHAVAKPRVHMVLLGGFAGIALLLAALGIYGVLSQVAAQRTREIGIRMALGAQPSDVLRLTLHQELTPALEGIGLGLGVAWAGSRLLESLIYGVSATDPLSFLMVPVFLTGVALFAAWLPARRATQADPTEALRQE
- a CDS encoding HlyD family secretion protein, with the translated sequence MAQHSLKELAVDIPRTRKPNRKPWIFGTVGVVALAAVTLGLSQLRAAAPTVERGSVWLDSVKRGPMLRQVKGAGTLVPEYIRWLTADTAGRVERIHVRPGAPVQADTLLLELSNPDVQLQALEAERQLASAEAELIALRTTLETQRISQEAALATLQAESSNAGRQAQATVALLDRSFVPTLEAQQTREKAGELSTRLELERRRLAVLNASTKEQLAAQQGQIERLKAVARFRRTQVESMQVKAGETGVLTELPLELGQWVTPGTVLAKVVKPERLKAELRIAETQARDIQVGQRAQVDTRNGVVEGTVSRVAPAASQGTVRVEVTLPDELPKGARPDLTVEGTVELERLGDVLFVGRPAGAQPNSTMSLFRLMPGSDEAVRIPVQLGRGSVNSIEVVQGLTEGDQVVLSDMTVWDAVDRVRVR